Sequence from the Tripterygium wilfordii isolate XIE 37 chromosome 10, ASM1340144v1, whole genome shotgun sequence genome:
GACATTTTCAATTTCATCCAATGCCAAAGGTCAACCATCTACAGAAACCGAAGTCAGCAGACAATACAATCTCCTCAACAAGGCAAATTAAGTTGACCCCAGAAAGATTAGCATCTTTATTGTTCTCCATTATTGAAAATTCTTTACGTGGAtgctagttttcttttttctgattCAATTCTCTGACTCGACTTTGGAAGATAACTAATCCTAAAATCGCTTTGCAAAATTCTTTTCAATCCCTATGACcctatcaaacataacttccaTAAGAAAATGGACATACCATTGCCATAAACACGGAAATATAGCACTGGAACCCAGTACAAGGCACTATAGACCACATGAAGATCATAGTAATGTACATCATGACTGCTCTGAacctaaaaaaaagaaaaagaacacgaGTAGTAACCTAAAGTATCAAAACTATACCACGTCCATTATTGAACACTTGAATACCTAACGTAGACAAACCTACCAGCGTGGCATAATCTATAGCATCCTCTTTCCCACAACAAGTGGTCTCTTCTTCCCCACTCTTACTCACTCTGTCCCTATCTTCCTGTAAAAAGAATAGAAGTATAATGACATCAACACTGCCACCAAAAGGGAGAGCAATTCCAGTTCAAAGAAAACAGACCTCACTTGATTCATGAACCCGAATCCTCTCCAGAGTAAAGTGACCCTCCAcctgaaagaaaaaagaaaaaaaaagcaagatgTATCAAAATTGTACAGACTGCGATTATAAGAGAATTAACGACACTAACATCACGAGAAGGAATCCAAGGTTTTTTCGGACAAGAGACCCAAAACCACGGTGGGTAATCAGGGTTGCTCCTTTTCCATTTTTCTGCAAAAGATCTAACAGAAAGATCGAACTCAGTCTTGGAGAGACTCCCGTCCCAAGAAGAAGTATCCATTACACCTCTGCAACGAGAACTGCAAATTagggtttataattttttctaaaaaaagcTAAATCACAACTGCAACTgacaaaatccatcaatttCAACAACAACTGTGGAAAGTAACTAGAAAATTCAGAATCGAACGCAGAATCTGATGAACACTGATAGCAATGGAGGATTAAATTATTCCGATTCGATTAGGTTACCGTTAGAGATCAGAGACCGGCATTACGTCGACGCTCAACTTGGTGTTCTCCTTTTGGCTTTTATACCTTTTGTCCTGTTTGCCAGGTAATAAACTAAATTAAagctctttaaaaaaaaaactaaattaaagttatttCATCACAAGTTGTATCTAATACTGAATTTAAATTTATTCTTATAAAATGTATAATTGCgattaataattttataaatgtAACAAATGTTTTATCAGATTGTTATGTACAGGAGAATGGGAGATACCCTGGTTGGTCTGATTATCtgtccaggaccttgaggtccaaggTTCATTCTCACCAGAgcggtttgggatttgggtagttttccatggttctattctcaccagggcggtttgggatttgggtagttttccatccacTGTGGCGGGATTTGGATAGTTTTCcatggttctattctcaccagggcgGTTTGGGATTTGGATAGTTTTCCATCCACTGTGGTAGTCTTCATGCCCaaggcttagcgtgtgtgtggcctgtgggcctttaaaaaaaaaaaaatttgttatgtACAGGCACCATATATTTATTATGCAAAATCTACTCACCTTAATTTTCCTTACACTAGTTcaatttttaacaaaaatttagact
This genomic interval carries:
- the LOC120007659 gene encoding ubiquitin-like-conjugating enzyme ATG10, with translation MDTSSWDGSLSKTEFDLSVRSFAEKWKRSNPDYPPWFWVSCPKKPWIPSRDVEGHFTLERIRVHESSEEDRDRVSKSGEEETTCCGKEDAIDYATLVGLSTLGIQVFNNGRGIVLIL